Proteins encoded within one genomic window of Ranitomeya variabilis isolate aRanVar5 chromosome 4, aRanVar5.hap1, whole genome shotgun sequence:
- the LOC143764474 gene encoding transcription factor HES-5-like, with protein sequence MAPTSMAMDNLSPKEKNKMRKPIVEKMRRDRINSSIEQLKLLLEKAFRKQQPNVKLEKADILEMAVSYLQQQNQSQNIHDEHLQRDYNQGYSWCVKEALQFLCHDPKSGETKTKLLNHLKVPQNIPNLADQKKVTNGPVKIWRPW encoded by the exons ATGGCACCTACCAGCATGGCTATGGATAACCTCTccccaaaggaaaaaaataaa ATGAGGAAACCCATCGTGGAGAAGATGCGCAGAGATAGGATAAATAGCAGCATCGAGCAACTCAAGCTTCTCCTGGAAAAGGCCTTCCGCAAGCAACAGCCCAATGTCAAGCTGGAGAAGGCCGACATACTGGAGATGGCCGTGAGCTACCTGCAACAACAAA ATCAATCCCAGAACATCCATGATGAACATCTACAGCGGGATTACAACCAAGGTTATTCCTGGTGCGTCAAAGAAGCTCTACAGTTCCTGTGTCATGACCCAAAAAGCGGAGAGACCAAAACAAAATTGCTCAACCACTTGAAGGTCCCACAGAATATTCCCAACCTCGCCGACCAGAAAAAAGTCACCAATGGTCCAGTAAAGATCTGGAGACCTTGGTGA